One window of the Equus caballus isolate H_3958 breed thoroughbred chromosome 2, TB-T2T, whole genome shotgun sequence genome contains the following:
- the FOXO6 gene encoding forkhead box protein O6, whose translation MAAKLRAHQVDVDPDFAPQSRPRSCTWPLPQPDLAGDEDGALGSGLAEGAEDCGPERRATAPAMAPAPPLGAEVGPLRKAKSSRRNAWGNLSYADLITKAIESAPDKRLTLSQIYDWMVRYVPYFKDKGDSNSSAGWKNSIRHNLSLHTRFIRVQNEGTGKSSWWMLNPEGGKTGKTPRRRAVSMDNGAKFLRIKGKASKKKQLQAPERSPDHSPPGAAAPGPLPAKWATSPASHASDDYEAWADFRGGGRPLLGEAAELEDDEALEALAPSSPLMYPSPASALSPALGARCPGELPRLAELGGPLGLHGGGGAGLPEGLLDGAQDAYGPRARAGTPAYFGGCKGGAYGGGGGFGPPALGALRRLPMQTIQENKQASFAPAAAPFRPGALPALLPPPPPPAPRPGPVLGAPGELALAGAAAAYPGKGAAPYAPPVPSRSALAHPISLMTLPGEAGAPGLAPPGHAAAFGAPPGGLLLDALPGPYAAAAAGPLGAAPDRFPADLDLDMFSGSLECDVESIILNDFMDSDEMDFNFDSALPPPPPGLAGAPPPNQSWVPG comes from the exons ATGGCTGCGAAGCTGCGAGCGCATCAGGTGGACGTGGACCCGGACTTCGCGCCGCAGAGCCGGCCGCGCTCGTGTACCTGGCCCCTGCCGCAGCCCGACTTGGCCGGCGACGAGGACGGAGCGCTGGGTTCAGGGTTGGCTGAGGGCGCCGAGGACTGTGGGCCGGAGCGCCGGGCGACGGCCCCGGCGATGGCCCCAGCGCCGCCGCTGGGCGCGGAGGTCGGACCGCTGCGGAAAGCGAAGAGCTCCCGGCGGAACGCGTGGGGGAACCTGTCCTACGCCGACCTCATCACCAAAGCCATCGAGAGCGCCCCGGACAAGCGGCTCACGCTCTCGCAGATCTACGACTGGATGGTCCGTTACGTGCCCTACTTCAAGGATAAAGGCGACAGCAACAGCTCGGCCGGCTGGAAG AACTCCATCCGGCACAACCTGTCGCTGCACACCCGTTTCATCCGCGTGCAGAACGAAGGCACTGGCAAGAGCTCGTGGTGGATGCTGAACCCCGAGGGCGGCAAGACGGGCAAGACCCCGCGGCGCAGGGCCGTGTCCATGGACAACGGGGCCAAGTTCCTGCGCATCAAGGGCAAGGCGAGCAAGAAGAAACAGCTGCAGGCACCTGAGCGGAGCCCCGACCATAGCCCCCCGGGCGCAGCAGCCCCGGGGCCCTTGCCTGCCAAGTGGGCCACCAGCCCGGCCTCGCACGCCAGCGACGACTACGAGGCGTGGGCCGACTTCCGCGGCGGCGGGAGACCCCTGCTCGGGGAGGCGGCTGAATTGGAGGACGACGAGGCCCTGGAGGCCCTGGCGCCGTCCTCGCCGCTCATGTACCCGAGCCCGGCGAGCGCGCTGTCACCCGCGCTGGGTGCGCGTTGCCCCGGGGAGCTGCCCCGCCTGGCCGAGCTGGGGGGCCCGCTGGGGTtgcacggcggcggcggcgcggggctgCCCGAGGGCCTGCTGGACGGCGCGCAGGACGCGTACGGGCCACGGGCCCGCGCCGGGACGCCCGCCTACTTCGGGGGCTGCAAGGGCGGCGCCtacggcgggggcgggggcttcGGGCCGCCGGCGCTGGGCGCGCTGCGCCGCCTGCCCATGCAGACCATCCAGGAGAACAAGCAGGCCAGCTTCGCGCCGGCCGCCGCGCCCTTCCGGCCCGGGGCGCTGCCcgcgctgctgccgccgccgccgccgcccgcgcccagGCCCGGCCCGGTGCTGGGCGCGCCCGGGGAGCTGGCGCTGGCGGGCGCGGCAGCCGCCTACCCCGGCAAGGGGGCGGCCCCGTACGCGCCGCCGGTGCCCTCGCGCAGTGCCTTAGCCCACCCCATCAGCCTTATGACGCTGCCCGGCGAGGCGGGCGCCCCGGGCCTGGCGCCGCCGGGCCACGCGGCCGCCTTCGGGGCCCCGCCCGGCGGCCTCCTGCTGGACGCGCTGCCCGGGCCGTATGCGGCCGCTGCCGCCGGGCCGCTGGGTGCCGCGCCCGACCGCTTCCCGGCAGACCTGGACCTCGACATGTTCAGCGGGAGCCTCGAGTGCGACGTCGAGTCCATCATCCTCAACGACTTCATGGACAGCGACGAAATGGACTTCAACTTCGACTCGGCCCTGCCTCCGCCGCCGCCCGGCCTGGCCGGGGCCCCGCCCCCCAATCAGAGCTGGGTACCGGGCTGA